From the Maioricimonas rarisocia genome, one window contains:
- a CDS encoding DUF4011 domain-containing protein, translated as MTDIHSTIEEWRKNLLDLTRRNSLINCRFGSRGAIRLVAPGPEEVWQRICVNDDSMTFAWKNELVVLPPQSLDGASEEGASSPPLSSSPGGPAPDTASSGRESEVRTPTIEQCLASPLYQQHLLTDMSDRKLDQRLRRMRMRSSESLSEQGVHSLFLAFGLLKWFESHDSDVDCFSPLMLVPVDLKRATVGAPWTMKEYEDEVVPNYCLAQLLREQFGVEMPPLPTLQELEATGARAAYLEAVRESVSEIPRWGVEDAVLLNNFSFQKVAMWQDLGANVERIADHDLCRAIAGDKAALVTERVHLPAPEEFDDRVPPQDLHTILDCDSSQLEAILAARAGMNLVLDGPPGTGKSQTIANLIAEFLAAGKTVLFVSEKAAALEVVKRRLDQKHLGDFCLECHSHNANKKTVLQELKRCLELEEEQYSEQDDHLQALLDVRTQLNAYVRALHQRREPLGITAFEAHGRLARLGDQRPARVAAHAVGMTASDLTRVEKSFAQLLDSREVIEALETYPWRGCLIDEVSLSAEQDVKHHLERLADRAETVGRVFQELVTAGVLTAVPTARSLDEERRRLQEALKSPPVPARWFPLNTRQLAHAVLQAAEAREREGKLRVELDCYRDDVEQSFPDEAARRLLDGREEASLAGRWKIPQAATVRGQIEQLAEVSRGLNQLADQCRKVETAIADVVTRLTIGLSKPPRLKNLSRLLAVAHVIADTGALREVWFDAKRRAEIRVIAEKCAADVDRAESIRREHATRFMPQAFDRDARELVQEAAGFESLWKRWFGGFKAFQRRAGDLYVDEPPLSTSEFLADFQSLRDFHKAAAAPRRFEEEMPEALVSGPAGNTDWRRILTGLDSVEQLCGMISVSDELRTRLCSEGAIRRDELSDAATQLDEATRELNQALEELGQKIDLAAIGADATPGADVPVSELAAWSLEVAASVNQRLADLREVASQLREDRDVELAHLEEQRRHWSDLRKMRKADRRASGILEECDIRYESGPDPEHVAAAQWLKETLDRCHGEIPPASAAVAGSDEIRELVTESLETIRTTLDDQFLESWEFLRKQVFPIRKPVSVGITIVLEPFDRLAEWFRRMLEELPGLNAWMRYRESRAALQQLGLEGVLEEVLQGDYPIDAAWPAFQARFYRQWLDGVYREDGVLRNFNVGDHERNLEEFRNLDRRSIEAGHCRIRTRLLSDPHRPHAEGIDVPNSSELGVLLHECNKKNRHLPLRELFRKIPSVLMRLKPCLMMSPLAVSTYLQNPDLVFDLVIFDEASQVRPFDAVGAIYRGRQLVVAGDQRQLPPTNFFERMGAEEDEAAADEEGIVMSEYESILDICLSLQVSRKRLRWHYRSKREPLIAFSNHYFYNNDLVTFPSVFDVDGQTAVSHVYVPDGCWKSGGGGGINEIEAQRTAELVFEHFRNSPHKSLGVITFNQRQQLAVDDCLQELRKVRPEYESHFDTDRAEPLFIKNLENVQGDERDVILMSLGYGFDQHGKFHRRFGPLAREGGERRLNVAVTRAREQIILVSSIRSHDLDVSGLTHVGPKLLKAYLEFAERGVETLGAQREVDADAEFDSPFEQEVYEALRRKGLQVHTQVGCGGYRIDLAIVHPQRPGSYVLGVECDGVAYHSSRTARDRDRLRQEVLENGLGWRIVRVWSTDWIASPHSQVQRVLAAYQQAISTSDDASVQQDLASDDVDLAPRYVSRNTGDGPRPNFSTIEEVPEGYLAGRLQDIARRLGATQRDDLIRSVARDLGFARTGSRIRQRIDDCLRTQIADRVLTEDADGRVSLGADAGS; from the coding sequence ATGACCGACATTCATTCAACGATTGAAGAATGGCGCAAGAATCTTCTCGATCTGACGCGACGCAATTCGCTGATCAATTGCCGCTTCGGCAGTCGCGGAGCCATCCGGCTCGTGGCACCCGGGCCGGAAGAAGTGTGGCAGCGCATCTGCGTCAACGATGACAGTATGACATTTGCGTGGAAGAACGAACTGGTCGTTCTTCCGCCACAATCGCTCGACGGGGCGTCCGAAGAGGGAGCCTCCTCGCCTCCGCTCTCGTCATCCCCGGGCGGGCCCGCGCCGGACACCGCGTCGTCTGGACGGGAGAGCGAGGTTCGGACTCCCACGATCGAGCAGTGTCTCGCGTCTCCGCTCTACCAGCAGCACCTGCTGACGGACATGTCTGACAGGAAGCTGGATCAACGGCTCCGCCGAATGCGGATGCGGTCCTCGGAGTCACTGTCGGAACAGGGGGTGCATAGTCTGTTTCTCGCGTTCGGGCTGCTCAAGTGGTTCGAATCGCATGACAGCGACGTGGACTGTTTCTCGCCGCTGATGCTCGTGCCGGTCGACCTAAAACGGGCGACCGTGGGTGCTCCGTGGACAATGAAGGAGTACGAAGACGAAGTGGTCCCGAATTACTGCCTTGCGCAGTTGCTTCGGGAACAGTTCGGAGTCGAGATGCCGCCGCTGCCGACGCTGCAGGAACTGGAGGCGACCGGCGCCCGCGCTGCGTATCTGGAGGCTGTCCGCGAGTCGGTCAGCGAAATTCCACGGTGGGGGGTCGAAGATGCAGTCCTGCTGAACAACTTCAGCTTTCAGAAGGTCGCGATGTGGCAGGACCTCGGAGCGAATGTCGAGCGAATTGCCGATCACGACCTCTGCCGCGCCATTGCCGGCGACAAAGCAGCTCTGGTTACTGAACGGGTCCATCTGCCGGCCCCTGAAGAATTCGATGACCGGGTTCCACCTCAGGATCTGCACACGATTCTGGACTGTGACAGCAGCCAGCTGGAGGCGATTCTGGCGGCCCGGGCGGGAATGAACCTGGTGCTCGATGGACCTCCGGGAACGGGCAAGAGTCAGACCATTGCCAATCTGATCGCCGAGTTTCTCGCTGCCGGCAAAACAGTTCTCTTCGTCAGCGAGAAGGCGGCGGCTCTCGAGGTGGTGAAGCGACGCCTGGATCAGAAGCATCTGGGGGATTTCTGCCTCGAGTGTCACAGCCACAACGCCAACAAGAAGACCGTTCTGCAGGAACTGAAACGCTGTCTCGAGCTCGAGGAAGAACAATACAGTGAGCAGGACGATCACCTGCAGGCCCTGCTGGATGTGCGGACACAATTGAATGCCTACGTCCGGGCCCTGCACCAGCGGCGCGAGCCGCTCGGGATCACAGCATTTGAGGCACATGGCCGCCTGGCCCGGCTGGGAGATCAGCGTCCCGCCCGCGTTGCCGCTCATGCTGTCGGGATGACGGCCTCGGACCTGACGCGGGTCGAGAAGTCCTTTGCCCAGCTTCTGGATTCACGAGAGGTCATTGAGGCGCTCGAAACGTATCCGTGGCGCGGCTGTCTGATCGACGAGGTGTCACTCTCTGCCGAGCAGGACGTCAAGCACCATCTGGAGCGGCTGGCCGATCGCGCGGAGACCGTGGGGAGAGTTTTTCAGGAACTGGTTACGGCCGGCGTCCTCACTGCGGTTCCCACTGCCCGTTCGCTGGATGAGGAACGACGTCGGTTGCAGGAGGCCCTGAAAAGTCCGCCCGTACCAGCCCGATGGTTCCCGTTGAACACGCGGCAGCTTGCGCACGCGGTTCTTCAGGCTGCCGAGGCTCGCGAACGGGAGGGCAAGCTGCGGGTAGAGCTGGATTGCTACCGCGACGACGTCGAACAATCGTTTCCGGATGAAGCGGCCCGCCGCCTGCTGGATGGTCGCGAAGAGGCAAGCCTGGCGGGCAGATGGAAGATTCCGCAGGCGGCAACGGTCCGCGGACAGATCGAGCAGTTGGCGGAAGTGTCTCGCGGCCTTAATCAGCTCGCGGACCAGTGCCGGAAAGTGGAAACTGCGATCGCGGACGTGGTTACCAGATTGACGATCGGGCTGTCGAAGCCGCCACGCCTGAAGAATCTCTCGCGACTCCTCGCTGTCGCGCACGTCATCGCCGACACCGGGGCGCTGCGCGAGGTCTGGTTCGACGCGAAAAGACGGGCGGAGATTCGCGTCATTGCGGAGAAGTGTGCAGCCGATGTCGACCGGGCGGAGTCAATCCGTCGCGAGCATGCCACCCGGTTTATGCCACAGGCGTTCGACAGGGATGCGCGTGAGCTGGTTCAGGAAGCGGCCGGTTTCGAGTCCCTCTGGAAGCGGTGGTTCGGGGGCTTCAAGGCGTTTCAAAGACGCGCTGGCGATCTCTACGTGGACGAGCCGCCGCTTTCGACCTCAGAGTTTCTTGCAGACTTCCAGTCCCTGCGGGATTTTCACAAGGCTGCAGCGGCGCCGCGACGTTTCGAGGAAGAGATGCCCGAAGCTCTGGTGTCAGGTCCTGCCGGGAACACCGACTGGCGCCGCATCCTGACGGGCCTGGACTCGGTCGAACAGCTGTGCGGAATGATCTCCGTCTCCGACGAGTTGCGAACCAGGCTCTGTTCGGAGGGCGCGATCCGCCGGGACGAATTGAGTGACGCGGCAACGCAGCTTGACGAGGCGACCAGGGAACTGAATCAGGCGCTGGAAGAGCTTGGGCAAAAGATCGACCTCGCGGCGATTGGGGCCGACGCGACACCAGGGGCCGATGTTCCTGTTTCCGAACTGGCCGCCTGGAGTCTCGAGGTGGCGGCCAGCGTGAACCAGCGTCTGGCAGATCTTCGTGAAGTGGCCTCGCAACTGCGCGAGGATCGAGACGTCGAACTCGCGCATCTGGAGGAGCAGCGCCGTCACTGGTCTGATCTGCGGAAGATGCGTAAGGCGGACCGCCGCGCGTCCGGCATCCTCGAGGAGTGCGACATACGGTACGAAAGTGGCCCGGATCCTGAGCACGTCGCAGCGGCCCAATGGTTGAAGGAGACGCTGGATCGCTGCCATGGCGAGATTCCGCCGGCGAGTGCGGCGGTTGCAGGCTCGGACGAGATTCGTGAGCTGGTTACCGAGTCGCTGGAGACGATCCGCACCACGCTGGATGACCAGTTTCTGGAAAGCTGGGAGTTTCTTCGGAAGCAGGTGTTCCCCATCAGAAAACCGGTCTCGGTCGGAATCACGATCGTTCTCGAGCCGTTTGACCGCCTCGCGGAGTGGTTCAGGCGGATGCTCGAGGAATTACCGGGACTGAACGCCTGGATGCGTTATCGCGAATCACGGGCGGCACTTCAGCAACTCGGGCTCGAGGGCGTACTCGAAGAAGTGCTTCAGGGGGATTATCCAATTGATGCGGCATGGCCCGCGTTTCAGGCCAGGTTCTATCGCCAGTGGCTCGACGGTGTGTATCGCGAAGACGGTGTTTTACGGAACTTCAACGTAGGTGACCACGAGCGGAATCTCGAGGAGTTCCGCAATCTGGATCGGCGGTCGATCGAGGCGGGGCATTGTCGCATCCGTACACGTCTACTGAGCGACCCGCACCGTCCCCATGCCGAAGGAATCGACGTTCCGAATTCCTCCGAACTCGGTGTGCTGCTCCATGAATGCAACAAAAAGAACCGGCATCTTCCGCTGCGAGAGCTGTTCCGGAAGATCCCCTCGGTTCTGATGCGGCTCAAACCGTGCCTGATGATGAGCCCGCTGGCGGTCAGTACCTATCTGCAGAATCCCGATCTCGTCTTCGATCTGGTGATTTTCGACGAAGCGTCGCAGGTGCGCCCCTTCGACGCGGTCGGGGCGATCTACCGCGGCAGGCAACTCGTCGTCGCCGGCGATCAGAGGCAGCTGCCGCCCACCAACTTCTTCGAGCGGATGGGCGCAGAGGAGGATGAGGCCGCGGCCGATGAGGAGGGGATCGTCATGAGCGAATACGAGAGCATCCTCGATATCTGCCTGTCGCTTCAGGTATCCCGAAAACGTCTCCGCTGGCACTACCGCAGCAAGCGCGAGCCGCTGATCGCGTTCTCGAATCATTACTTCTACAACAACGATCTCGTCACGTTTCCCAGCGTCTTCGATGTGGACGGGCAAACTGCCGTGTCGCACGTCTACGTTCCTGACGGGTGCTGGAAATCGGGAGGGGGTGGCGGAATCAACGAGATCGAGGCGCAGCGAACTGCGGAACTTGTCTTCGAACACTTCCGAAACTCTCCTCACAAGTCGCTGGGCGTGATCACCTTCAACCAGCGGCAACAGCTTGCGGTTGATGACTGTCTGCAGGAGCTTCGGAAGGTGCGGCCGGAATACGAGTCACACTTCGATACCGATCGGGCGGAGCCACTGTTCATCAAGAATCTTGAGAACGTTCAAGGAGACGAGCGGGATGTCATCCTGATGTCGCTGGGGTACGGGTTTGACCAGCATGGCAAGTTCCACCGCCGTTTCGGTCCCCTGGCCCGGGAGGGGGGAGAGCGACGCCTCAACGTGGCTGTAACGCGTGCCCGGGAGCAAATTATCCTGGTCAGCTCGATCCGGTCTCACGACCTCGATGTTTCCGGCCTCACTCACGTCGGGCCGAAACTCCTCAAGGCATATCTGGAGTTCGCCGAACGGGGCGTCGAAACACTCGGGGCTCAAAGGGAAGTTGACGCCGATGCTGAGTTTGACAGTCCCTTTGAGCAGGAAGTGTACGAGGCCCTGCGCCGCAAGGGGCTGCAGGTTCACACTCAGGTGGGATGCGGCGGGTATCGGATTGATCTGGCGATTGTGCACCCGCAACGGCCAGGCAGCTATGTGCTGGGAGTCGAATGCGATGGAGTCGCCTACCACTCGAGCCGGACGGCCCGGGACCGGGATCGTCTGCGTCAGGAAGTTCTTGAGAACGGGCTGGGCTGGCGAATCGTGCGGGTCTGGTCGACTGACTGGATTGCCAGTCCGCACAGCCAGGTGCAGCGGGTTCTTGCTGCCTATCAGCAGGCCATCTCGACGAGCGATGATGCTTCGGTTCAGCAGGATCTCGCCAGCGACGACGTCGATCTGGCTCCCCGCTATGTCTCACGAAATACCGGCGACGGTCCTCGCCCCAACTTCAGTACGATCGAAGAAGTACCTGAGGGGTATCTCGCCGGCCGGCTCCAGGATATCGCCCGGCGGCTGGGAGCGACGCAGCGGGACGATCTCATCCGGAGTGTTGCACGTGATCTCGGCTTTGCGAGGACGGGTAGCAGAATCCGACAGCGGATCGACGATTGCCTTCGCACACAGATCGCAGACAGAGTTCTGACAGAAGATGCCGATGGCCGCGTCTCGCTCGGGGCTGATGCCGGTTCGTGA
- a CDS encoding zinc ribbon domain-containing protein, translating to MITVRCPSCQAEVRGPESIVGKRVRCKRDDCRNVFVFEPPPPPPPAPVDDPWEREASALASSSYEDEFDDDESFDELPSPLPKRKKKKTAETSEQRYPLLNKYLEWCRSFAQIVLVLYLIGAAITVLGGIAVLLFSDAPSDTRLASVAFAICVGTGAAIVGYIVYVVLMASIQFVHVIIDIEKNTRRLAGKAE from the coding sequence ATGATTACAGTCCGTTGCCCATCCTGTCAGGCAGAAGTCCGCGGTCCCGAATCCATCGTCGGCAAGCGTGTCCGATGCAAACGGGATGACTGCCGCAATGTGTTCGTCTTTGAACCGCCTCCCCCACCTCCTCCGGCCCCGGTCGACGATCCCTGGGAACGCGAGGCTTCCGCACTGGCGAGTTCTTCGTACGAGGATGAGTTCGACGACGACGAGTCGTTCGACGAGTTGCCGTCGCCACTGCCAAAGCGGAAGAAGAAGAAAACGGCCGAGACGTCGGAACAACGGTATCCATTGCTAAATAAGTACCTGGAGTGGTGCCGGTCGTTCGCTCAGATCGTTCTGGTTCTTTATCTGATTGGGGCGGCGATCACTGTCCTCGGCGGCATTGCCGTTCTGCTGTTTAGCGATGCCCCATCAGATACCCGGCTGGCGTCCGTCGCGTTCGCCATTTGTGTCGGGACCGGCGCCGCCATCGTCGGCTACATCGTCTACGTCGTACTCATGGCGAGTATCCAGTTCGTGCACGTCATTATCGACATTGAGAAGAACACGCGGCGTCTTGCCGGGAAAGCCGAATAA
- a CDS encoding GAP1-N2 domain-containing protein — protein MIYELVYTSAPSGLRPGSSGYCTVQSSRGIAAPTVDLLESLSGYRHVFTPGTPEASRNPVNFGHYLLRISGRTEHVLSRVSDCELDYSGRSNKLAHHVVIDSFDQVPAGPAWLLGYDGWMVDRWDGTVCYLETPRQPPEETPPQSPCFAWKKATGDAGWGGVLAEAFLANPKRKAFLIYEPGTDVLALFDEAISLLPRDRRWDVTFATFGAALPATVDCAWTGLVAGSKDVQLSRRFVDALRIDLTAPLEPATEGRLVEMARTGGPAPPPSRSDVPAAATVADPPPEPEVGPVGLAQNGDDEPILLRPRRSRRPAPPPLERRPVRQKSRVPWFLVGVAAACLIVGLATTWFVVSQLAPQLEQVAAVDAEPTGNDADDTPDDAGASEVRTSKEPKLPDGSSETENRERPRTDRESDAAESANEPAAGDASEEASKAGTVVAAETMPAEEAAQESDETPAMSKPEPEPDQTAEEEPTVPEVIYALKPTDVTSDEPQILKLPEGWDRGLGEIQEVRVLLPATEKEGVWGAFQIQRELKEGSKSIEFVIRDEDDTFSGQDDTSKKYYPIARLLIDFRTAEVGYVARAQFPTPRQDSLLTNLAIKVKGASSTRVIALRPRRPLVLARKETVEGIRFFLAGGDVAPKVGGALKSVRCHIGPLTVSLGSSIVALEPRGRTSNDEADFVEMKTTTDPPRSAVRIIDAKCAINSDLTVFRIDLAINPSPNTVSLRNLAAEQTRLALKEFWEAYKQIVPHETRQTLALPNVDERASDAEFQSALETFAEAFRKKYASQRRGSSSQEVPRHDDPPILKRYMEGRKELRRLRLESQRWRKAVDSMQVTSGRLFYRVYDPSDKQHGEKAPRTWEIDFLRIGSDDDEQTAP, from the coding sequence ATGATTTACGAGCTGGTCTATACGTCAGCCCCTTCCGGTCTGCGTCCCGGGAGCAGCGGATACTGCACCGTACAGAGCAGCCGCGGCATCGCAGCACCGACCGTCGATCTGCTCGAGTCGCTCAGTGGTTATCGGCACGTATTCACCCCCGGCACTCCGGAGGCAAGCCGCAACCCCGTCAACTTCGGGCATTACCTGCTGCGCATCAGTGGCCGGACCGAGCACGTCCTCTCGCGCGTCTCCGACTGCGAACTGGACTACTCCGGCCGATCCAACAAGTTGGCGCACCACGTCGTCATTGACAGCTTCGATCAGGTTCCGGCCGGACCGGCCTGGCTGCTGGGCTATGACGGCTGGATGGTGGACCGGTGGGATGGAACGGTCTGCTATCTCGAGACGCCACGACAACCACCCGAAGAGACGCCGCCGCAGTCCCCCTGCTTCGCATGGAAGAAGGCAACGGGTGATGCCGGTTGGGGAGGCGTCCTGGCGGAGGCATTCCTTGCGAACCCGAAACGCAAGGCTTTCTTGATCTACGAACCGGGAACCGACGTTCTCGCTCTGTTCGATGAGGCAATCTCCCTGTTGCCCCGCGACCGCCGCTGGGACGTCACGTTTGCGACCTTCGGGGCGGCGTTGCCGGCAACGGTTGACTGCGCCTGGACCGGTCTGGTGGCTGGTTCGAAGGACGTGCAACTCAGCAGGCGCTTTGTCGATGCGTTGCGGATTGATCTGACGGCCCCGCTCGAGCCGGCAACGGAAGGACGGCTGGTGGAGATGGCGCGGACGGGTGGTCCGGCCCCGCCACCGAGTCGGAGCGACGTGCCGGCAGCCGCTACGGTCGCCGACCCGCCACCGGAGCCGGAGGTTGGCCCGGTGGGATTGGCTCAGAACGGAGATGATGAGCCGATCCTGCTCAGACCACGTCGCTCGCGACGGCCGGCACCGCCGCCACTCGAGCGACGACCGGTCCGTCAGAAAAGCCGCGTTCCCTGGTTCCTGGTTGGAGTTGCGGCGGCTTGCCTGATAGTGGGGCTGGCGACGACGTGGTTCGTCGTCTCTCAACTCGCACCGCAGCTCGAGCAGGTTGCCGCGGTCGATGCTGAGCCAACCGGTAACGATGCGGACGATACGCCGGACGACGCCGGAGCGTCGGAGGTCCGCACGTCCAAAGAGCCGAAGTTGCCAGACGGTAGTTCCGAGACGGAGAACCGGGAGCGACCTCGGACAGATCGTGAAAGTGATGCCGCCGAGTCAGCCAATGAGCCGGCGGCCGGCGATGCATCGGAAGAAGCCAGCAAGGCTGGAACCGTTGTTGCTGCGGAGACGATGCCCGCAGAGGAGGCGGCTCAGGAGTCTGACGAGACGCCGGCGATGTCGAAGCCGGAGCCTGAGCCGGATCAGACCGCCGAGGAAGAGCCGACTGTTCCGGAGGTGATCTACGCGCTGAAGCCGACCGACGTTACGAGCGATGAGCCGCAGATTCTCAAGCTGCCCGAGGGCTGGGACCGTGGTCTGGGGGAGATTCAGGAAGTGCGTGTGCTGTTGCCGGCGACGGAGAAGGAGGGGGTGTGGGGAGCATTCCAGATACAGCGTGAACTTAAGGAAGGTTCAAAGAGCATAGAGTTTGTCATCAGAGATGAAGACGACACCTTCAGCGGTCAAGATGACACCTCCAAGAAGTACTATCCGATTGCTCGATTGCTGATTGACTTCAGGACCGCTGAGGTCGGGTACGTCGCACGTGCGCAATTCCCCACGCCGCGACAGGATTCTCTGCTTACAAACCTGGCGATCAAGGTGAAAGGAGCAAGTAGCACTCGCGTTATCGCGTTGAGGCCGCGGAGACCTCTGGTCTTGGCTCGAAAAGAAACCGTGGAGGGGATTCGCTTTTTCTTGGCGGGTGGCGACGTGGCTCCGAAAGTGGGTGGGGCCCTCAAAAGCGTTCGATGCCACATTGGTCCGCTGACTGTCAGCCTTGGTAGCAGCATTGTCGCGCTTGAGCCACGCGGACGAACGTCCAACGACGAGGCTGACTTTGTGGAGATGAAAACGACAACGGACCCGCCGAGGTCAGCTGTTCGAATCATTGACGCAAAGTGTGCGATTAACTCAGACCTGACGGTGTTCCGTATTGATCTCGCTATCAACCCGTCACCCAACACGGTGAGCCTTCGCAACCTCGCGGCAGAGCAGACTCGCCTGGCTTTGAAAGAATTCTGGGAAGCCTACAAGCAAATCGTCCCCCACGAAACGCGGCAAACATTGGCTTTACCCAATGTCGATGAGCGGGCCAGCGACGCCGAGTTTCAGTCTGCTCTGGAAACCTTCGCCGAAGCATTTCGAAAGAAGTACGCTTCGCAACGTCGCGGTTCGAGCTCGCAGGAAGTTCCACGACACGACGATCCACCGATCCTGAAGCGTTACA